From Maridesulfovibrio ferrireducens:
TTCAGGAACCTGTATCCACGGGCGCAGCTGCTCTTGCAGGACTCTGGAAACTCGGCAAACTCATAGTTTTTTACGACAGCAATGACATTCAGCTGGCAGGACCAACCAGCCGTTGTGACTGCACAGACTTCAAAAAAGTTTATGAAGGCATGTGCTGGCAAGTTCTGGAAGTAGACGGCCATAACCACGATGAAATCCGCGCCGCGGTTAAAGCCGGTCAGGCTGAAACCGGCAAACCTACCCTCATCATCGGTAAGACCAAAATGGCAGCCGGAGCCGCAACTTGCGAAGGCGACCACTGCACACACGGCAGCCCACTTTCCAATGAAGAAATTGCCGCTACTAAAAAATGTTTCGGTCTCCCTGAAAACGAACTTTTCTACGTTCCTGAAGATGTTGTTGCACATTTCCGCACACGCTTCCCAGAACTTAAAAAAATGGCCGCAGACTGGCAGACCAAGCTTGAATCCATCCTAGCCGGAAACAAAGAAATCGCTGATTTCTGGGCAGAAGCTTTCAAGCCTCGCAACGAAATTAAACTGAATCTTCCAGAGTTCGAATCAGGTCAGTCCATGGCGACAAGAAAAGCATGGGGCGCATGCCTTGATGCTATCACCGATGAACTTCCTACTTTGATAGGTGGTTCCGCTGACCTTGACCCATCCAACCAGACTGCGAATTTCCGCAAAAAAATGGGTGATTTCGCACTGGACGGTTACGGCGCAAGAAACTTAGCTTTCGGTGTTCGTGAGTTCCCGATGTCCGTTATCCTTAACGGCATGGCTCTTCACGGCGGCGTAATTCCTTTCGGCGCAACCTTCCTTACCTTCTCTGATTACTGTAGAAACGGTATGAGAATGTCCGCACTACAGAAACTGCCGGTTCTCTACATTTACACACACGATTCATTCTATGTAGGTGAAGACGGCCCGACTCATCAGCCTATCGAGCATGTAGCCTCCCTGAGACTCATCCCGAACATGTTGATCCTCAGACCTGCCGATGCAAGAGAAACTGCCGCATGTCTGCAGATTGCTATAAGCCAGACCGATCGTCCTTCCAGCCTCATGCTGACCCGTCAGGGACTGCCTGTAATGGATAAAGTAGAATTCCCGCAGGTTGAAGAAGGCGTTAAACGCGGCGGTTACATCGTAAAAGATTGCGAAGGAACCCCAGACATGATCGCTATCGCAGCAGGATCAGAAGTATCCCTTGCAATCGATGCGGCTGATCTAATCAAAGATAAGAAAATTCGAGTAGTTAGTATGCCGTCAATGGAACTGTTCGAAGAACAGGATCAGGCTTACAAAGACTCCGTTCTCGATCCGAAAGTAAGAGTACGTGTTGCTGCAGAAGCTGGCCGTCCTGAAATCTGGTACAGATACGTGGGCCTCGACGGAGCAGTGCTCGGAATCGACCACTTCGGCGCATCCGCACCTGCATCCCAGCTCGCTGAGAAATACGGCTTCACCGCCGGAAACCTCGCTGAGATTATGAAAAATCAGTTCTAATACTGATTTTTAGATAGAATTAAGAATTAGATTAAGAATTAAGAAAGCCGCTGGAACGAGAGTTTCAGTGGCTTTTTTTGTTTGAAATCTAAATAGATATAATGATACCTACTACCAAGGTTAAAGCTCCTCCGAATCGAGTCAAAATAGATGACCAAAAAGATATCTTCCAACACCCACCAAGACGAACTTCTAGCAAGCAGTCATACTCCATAGCTTTAGCATAAACTTTTTTAGAATCCTTATTATCCAAAGCTTGACCCATTTCCTTAAGAACAAGTTGCCTCTTCGAAGTTTTACCAAAACCTGTCAGTATAGAATATATTTCCATAAAAATATAAATAGTTCCAGATATTAACATTAATGCAGATGAAATTTTCAAACTCCAGCTTGGTATTTTATTCCATAACTGAGACCAGATCGTTATAAAACCAACATACCCAACAAAAATCAAAGTACTCGTATACCTTTCAGCATTACTTTTAACCAACTCAGTATTGATAATACTAACAGATCGGTAAGCCTGCATGCTGTCTATATAATTTGAAACATTATTCACATTTGTCATATTTTAATTAATCCCAACAGCGTGCAAAGGTTATAAGAAATAATAAAAAAAGCCGCCAGAACTAAAGTTCCAGCGGCCTTTCAATTTCATAATAACTAACCATACTTACTCTTTAATCTTATCACCCATCTCTTTCAAAGAATCCCCGGCATTATCTAAGGCTTGATCCATTTTCTTACCCGCTTTTTCAGCAGGGCCTTCTTTTTCGCAGCCATAAGCGACTGACAAAAACGCGACCAGACACAAAACAAACACTAATTTTTTCATAATTTTCATGAGACACCACTCCTAATCGGTTTAAGGTTTTAATTCTGCAACCCGAGTTCTACCCTCGGGCCGGCCCCCTTGCCGGTTGCTGAGCTCTTAAGGAAAACCCGTTCGGATTCTACACCTTTTTCAGAAATTAAGATAACACGGACCTTTTCAGCTCTTTCCCTTGCGAGATCTGCCAAATCCGTATCCGTCACTTTTATATTATCCCGAATGGCCTGTTCCATTTCCGGAACTGGACGACTTTCGATTATTCCCAAGAAATTCTTAGGCTTTTCAAAAGGAGCGTTCTCGTACGCATCTTCGAGATAATCAGGATATTCCTCTTCACTTATAACCACATCATCAATCGATGCCGGAGCTTTGCTGTCCGCTTCAAGTTCCAGAAACTTAGGCTTTGCGATCATTCTTTTGAACATTGCTACTTTGAGCGCAGGGATATCTTGCGGAGAAGTAAACCCGCTAATCTCAAGCTTAAGACCCGGGCGGGATTTCATCGCCTTGGCAACTGATTCAATTTTAGAGTTTGATGCTTCCTTCGGTACAGCTATGCCCGGTTCAAAAACCAGAACATCCATATCTTCACCGCCGCCGAACATTGCTCCGATCAACGCAAACGGCGAAGTCACGGCTTTAATCAGAACATTAAGAATAGCACGCCCGATAACTCTGCCCAGCCGGAACTGAGGATCATCCACGTTGCCTTCTACAGGAATATCAAGGCGAATGTTCCCGCTGCTGTCTCTGAGCAGTGCCAGCCCCAGCCCGATAGGAATATTCGGAGCATCAGGACTCTTTACCTTTTCGCCCACCTCAAACTGATAAATATCAAGCACATTGTTGGTGGATAGAAGTGTTCCCCTAAGACTGACTCCCACATCCGCACTAAGCATTCCGGTACTGACGGGATAGGCTATGTATTTTCTGGTATAAGGTGAAAGCTGAGTCATATCCAGATTGATGAGGGTAACTTTCAAATCAGTATCAGCGCCGTCTTCCGTAGGCTGGAGATAACCCTCCGCTACAAGAGGAGCCTGCTGATCAAATGTTGCATTAAACGACAACTCCGTCCGCTTGCCGTTAGGAAGTTCAAGCCCGCGCACGGCAGATCTCATTTTAGTGATATCAAGCTCGAAAGCAGGCTCAACAGTATGATCTTTGAATATAGCTGTTCCGTTAGCCATAGCTATTTTATTCAGAAAAATAAAATTATCAGCACTAGCTCCATTCCTTGTTCCCTGCGCTGTTGAGTTGGCAACTAAAGCGGTTGGTTCAGCCGCTCCGGATGACATAACAACAACTTTTTCAGCAGCCTTTTCAGCCTGCTCCTCCAACACTTTCTCATCAACGGGAACCACAAGCTGACCTGTGAGAATTCTGGAAATATTAATTGTGCCGTCAGCCTCTTTCTCAACATTAACCTCAGGCGAAAGCACGTCTATAAGCCTCACTTCCACCTTAAGAGGATCTGAAACGAAATCTATGTCCCTTACAGCAAGTTCATATAAATGAAAGAACTGACGATCTCCTTTATTATCACGCAGCAGCAGATCTTTCACCTGCGCCTTTCCCTTATACGTTGCCACGGGCTTATCTTCAGCGGAAAAAGCCCACCACCCGGACACATCAATATGCCCGCGCGCTATATTCATCTGCATTTCAGGCGGCAGATAGCCGTTAAAATCGCGCAGCCTGAGCTTGCGGACAAACAGATCGCCTGAAACTTTCACAGGCGACAGCACGCCCTGTCCGCTAACTTTTAACTTTCCTCTTTTATTAATAACCCCCTCTAAAAAAAGGTTCAGAGGTTTATTATCAGGAAAATTAAGACCCTTAATACCGCCCTTCAATTCACTGATACTGATTGAAGTTTTTTTCGTTGCAGCCTTATCAATCAGTTCAAAAGATGATCCCGTCAAATTTACTCTATTTACAGCAACCTTCCAGCCTCCCGCATCGGATTTATCTGAATCTTCATCCGCGACGGGCTTAATCTCCTTTTCAGCATCAACTTCCTGCTGATGTTTTTCGATAAGCTTTAGAAGGTCAATCCCCTGCTTGTCGCGCATCAATTTTATCAGAGCCTTATGCAAATCAACTGAACCTATGAACACCGACTTTTCACCGACATCAATGGTACCGTTGGATACGGCAAAACCGCCCAGCCCAATCAGAGGATCTCCCCCCCCCTTCGGACTAAGCTCAAGATCTTTCACATCCACCTTTATGCCTTCCAGACGAACAAGTCCGTTGTTGTCAGGAATAATGCTGAAATT
This genomic window contains:
- the tkt gene encoding transketolase — encoded protein: MGNNSQMDQKAVNVIKGLIMDSIRKANSGHPGGSMSSTDFAYVLYKDFLRYDVTNPSWENRDRFVLAAGHESPLLYGLLHLAGLIKVEDLKQFRQLGSITPGHPEHDVTPGVEATSGPLGQGFCVGVGMATAEAFLNAKTNDDVVDHYTYVLSSDGDFQEPVSTGAAALAGLWKLGKLIVFYDSNDIQLAGPTSRCDCTDFKKVYEGMCWQVLEVDGHNHDEIRAAVKAGQAETGKPTLIIGKTKMAAGAATCEGDHCTHGSPLSNEEIAATKKCFGLPENELFYVPEDVVAHFRTRFPELKKMAADWQTKLESILAGNKEIADFWAEAFKPRNEIKLNLPEFESGQSMATRKAWGACLDAITDELPTLIGGSADLDPSNQTANFRKKMGDFALDGYGARNLAFGVREFPMSVILNGMALHGGVIPFGATFLTFSDYCRNGMRMSALQKLPVLYIYTHDSFYVGEDGPTHQPIEHVASLRLIPNMLILRPADARETAACLQIAISQTDRPSSLMLTRQGLPVMDKVEFPQVEEGVKRGGYIVKDCEGTPDMIAIAAGSEVSLAIDAADLIKDKKIRVVSMPSMELFEEQDQAYKDSVLDPKVRVRVAAEAGRPEIWYRYVGLDGAVLGIDHFGASAPASQLAEKYGFTAGNLAEIMKNQF
- a CDS encoding DUF748 domain-containing protein, producing the protein MLKKIYTRWKNIDRRIRWTTILSSALIAYTLIGFLLVPVILKSVVRNKLPELLNRPVEIQDVDFNPFTLHLYLEGFNLGKKSGEGNLFSFKSFDVNFDSFSIFRLSAVFDEVKICDPQVDITIFPDGSSISDLIPEAEEGAAKQEEASLFPFIVRDFVVSNGTCTVHDDFRNFNHRITGLNLIVPFTSSLSRDSDEFVQPSLEMVINGTPFALKGNTLPFNNTRRTEFNFTLDKAALGEYWIYLPIYKTTVLKSGTLSADLNLTFERSVNLLPRFMLGGQFAVSDFDLANKEDLSLLKFKQLDIDLAELSILRRILKINSVTLTDPFLKIGLKPDGSPDILDYLPQPAKVSQNATFAAVPQKEDEKGPDLLAEIASLSVIGGSVDFTDKAFGNGFNKLIGPVSVTASNLSTGKDKAGTYSFKVGTEGGEVVSVDGSLGIIPLAVKGFASVKNLNVPDYHKYLDPSVPLSVTSGKVGLGANFSIIPDNNGLVRLEGIKVDVKDLELSPKGGGDPLIGLGGFAVSNGTIDVGEKSVFIGSVDLHKALIKLMRDKQGIDLLKLIEKHQQEVDAEKEIKPVADEDSDKSDAGGWKVAVNRVNLTGSSFELIDKAATKKTSISISELKGGIKGLNFPDNKPLNLFLEGVINKRGKLKVSGQGVLSPVKVSGDLFVRKLRLRDFNGYLPPEMQMNIARGHIDVSGWWAFSAEDKPVATYKGKAQVKDLLLRDNKGDRQFFHLYELAVRDIDFVSDPLKVEVRLIDVLSPEVNVEKEADGTINISRILTGQLVVPVDEKVLEEQAEKAAEKVVVMSSGAAEPTALVANSTAQGTRNGASADNFIFLNKIAMANGTAIFKDHTVEPAFELDITKMRSAVRGLELPNGKRTELSFNATFDQQAPLVAEGYLQPTEDGADTDLKVTLINLDMTQLSPYTRKYIAYPVSTGMLSADVGVSLRGTLLSTNNVLDIYQFEVGEKVKSPDAPNIPIGLGLALLRDSSGNIRLDIPVEGNVDDPQFRLGRVIGRAILNVLIKAVTSPFALIGAMFGGGEDMDVLVFEPGIAVPKEASNSKIESVAKAMKSRPGLKLEISGFTSPQDIPALKVAMFKRMIAKPKFLELEADSKAPASIDDVVISEEEYPDYLEDAYENAPFEKPKNFLGIIESRPVPEMEQAIRDNIKVTDTDLADLARERAEKVRVILISEKGVESERVFLKSSATGKGAGPRVELGLQN